One genomic region from Caldisericum sp. encodes:
- the argH gene encoding argininosuccinate lyase, whose protein sequence is MGRLWETNKDISKKILNFTVGKDNKLDERLIKYDIIGTIAHVKMLKEIGILNEDEKEKIIKALNELLSKKQIKISKSEEDSHTKIENYLVRKLGDIGKKVHTARSRNDQVVTALRLYYKDSLKRIKLQARKLIKTLKTLRKEYGDVEIPGFTHYRKATPTTVDVWLGSFIESLEDDLKVFKSIEYLIDQNPLGSGAGYGVPNIKVDRTITQKELKFKRIQENPLYVQNSRGKFESAIAFALSMILFDINKLSSDIILFSEEDFGFVKLDKQITTGSSMMPNKFNPDVFEIARANYNKVISLELMLRMLPSNLISGYHRDLQLTKEAILEIIDTAESTIDTFSYALKHISIDKNRAQKLITDEMRAVERVNESIKSGIPFREAYKNEKRKIEKQL, encoded by the coding sequence ATGGGAAGACTCTGGGAAACAAATAAAGATATTTCGAAAAAAATCCTTAATTTTACCGTTGGAAAAGACAACAAACTTGATGAACGACTCATAAAATACGACATTATCGGAACAATTGCGCATGTAAAAATGCTAAAAGAAATTGGAATACTCAATGAAGATGAAAAGGAAAAAATAATTAAAGCACTTAACGAACTCTTATCTAAAAAACAGATAAAAATATCGAAAAGCGAGGAGGACAGCCATACAAAAATTGAAAATTACCTTGTAAGAAAATTGGGAGACATCGGTAAAAAAGTTCACACAGCAAGGTCAAGAAATGATCAGGTTGTAACTGCTTTGAGGCTCTATTACAAAGACTCACTTAAAAGAATAAAATTACAAGCAAGAAAACTCATAAAAACTCTTAAAACACTTAGAAAAGAGTATGGAGATGTAGAGATTCCCGGTTTTACACATTACAGAAAAGCAACTCCAACAACAGTGGATGTATGGCTTGGGAGCTTTATAGAAAGTTTAGAGGACGATTTAAAGGTATTTAAAAGCATAGAGTATCTAATCGACCAAAACCCTCTTGGAAGTGGCGCAGGATATGGTGTTCCCAATATTAAAGTAGATAGAACTATTACACAAAAAGAACTCAAATTCAAAAGGATTCAGGAAAATCCACTTTATGTCCAGAATAGCAGAGGAAAGTTTGAAAGTGCAATTGCATTCGCTCTTTCTATGATCCTTTTTGACATAAACAAACTCTCAAGCGACATAATTTTATTTTCGGAAGAAGATTTTGGTTTCGTAAAATTGGATAAACAGATAACAACCGGAAGTTCAATGATGCCAAACAAGTTTAATCCAGATGTATTCGAAATTGCAAGAGCAAATTACAACAAAGTAATTTCATTAGAGTTAATGCTCAGAATGTTACCTTCAAACCTCATTTCTGGATACCACAGGGATCTCCAGCTTACAAAAGAGGCTATCTTAGAAATAATCGACACAGCGGAATCGACAATAGACACCTTTTCCTATGCCTTAAAGCACATTAGCATAGATAAGAATAGGGCTCAAAAACTCATTACAGATGAAATGAGGGCAGTTGAAAGAGTTAATGAATCTATTAAAAGTGGTATTCC
- a CDS encoding argininosuccinate synthase has translation MEKVVLAYSGGLDTSVILKYLSMNGFEVIAYVADVGQEENFEEVKEKALKTGASKVYVEDLKRRFVTEFIFPALMGNAIYEGRYLLGTSLARPLIAQKQIEIAELENAPYVAHGATGKGNDQVRFELTYYALNPSIKVISPWKDPEFLKQFKGRSDLIKFAKEHGIPIKASQEKPFSEDENLMHISHEAGILEDPETPPPEYVFSKTKSIKDAKDEETILEIHFKDGLPTKVVNKNDGTVKKDPLELFMYLNEIGKENGVGRVDMVENRFIGIKSRGVYETPGATILWTAHRDLEGIAMDKEVMHLRDMLSVKFSELIYNGFWFSPEMDFIFAAIKKSQEAIDGKVTLSIYKGNVIPIARESKTSLYDKEIASMDSIENFSPEDSKGFININAIRLKAHAVVLRKNNPYDWRKKLYGKTLGNK, from the coding sequence AAAGTATCTTTCAATGAATGGTTTTGAAGTTATTGCCTATGTTGCTGATGTTGGACAAGAAGAAAACTTTGAGGAAGTAAAGGAAAAGGCACTGAAAACAGGCGCATCAAAAGTTTATGTTGAAGATTTGAAGAGAAGATTTGTAACGGAGTTCATATTCCCTGCACTAATGGGAAATGCAATTTATGAAGGAAGATACCTTTTGGGCACTTCTCTTGCACGTCCTCTTATAGCACAAAAACAAATTGAAATTGCAGAGTTAGAAAATGCACCATATGTAGCGCATGGGGCGACGGGCAAGGGAAACGACCAAGTCCGTTTTGAGTTGACATATTATGCGTTAAATCCATCTATTAAGGTAATATCACCATGGAAAGACCCAGAATTTCTAAAACAATTCAAAGGAAGGTCTGATTTAATTAAATTTGCAAAAGAACATGGAATCCCCATAAAAGCCTCTCAAGAAAAGCCATTCTCGGAGGATGAAAATCTTATGCATATAAGTCACGAAGCAGGAATTCTTGAAGATCCAGAAACACCTCCTCCAGAATATGTATTTTCAAAAACTAAATCAATTAAAGATGCAAAAGACGAAGAAACAATTCTTGAAATCCATTTTAAAGATGGATTACCAACAAAAGTCGTAAACAAAAATGATGGGACTGTGAAGAAAGATCCACTCGAACTCTTTATGTATTTAAACGAAATTGGAAAGGAAAATGGCGTTGGAAGGGTTGATATGGTAGAAAATAGATTCATAGGAATTAAGTCAAGAGGTGTTTACGAGACACCAGGAGCGACAATTCTATGGACTGCACATCGAGATCTCGAAGGTATAGCAATGGATAAAGAGGTGATGCACCTGAGAGATATGCTTTCTGTCAAGTTCTCTGAACTCATTTATAATGGCTTTTGGTTTTCTCCAGAAATGGACTTCATATTTGCTGCCATCAAAAAATCTCAAGAAGCAATTGATGGAAAAGTAACATTGAGCATCTACAAGGGCAATGTAATTCCAATTGCAAGAGAATCAAAAACCTCGTTGTATGATAAAGAAATTGCAAGTATGGACTCAATAGAAAACTTTAGCCCAGAAGATTCAAAAGGCTTCATTAACATAAACGCAATTAGGCTAAAGGCACACGCAGTTGTTTTGAGAAAAAATAATCCATACGATTGGAGAAAGAAACTCTATGGGAAGACTCTGGGAAACAAATAA